Proteins encoded together in one Penaeus vannamei isolate JL-2024 chromosome 9, ASM4276789v1, whole genome shotgun sequence window:
- the LOC138862667 gene encoding uncharacterized protein, which translates to MKDEAGFRSSGIRVRSPHVRGSAVGRSGTTKSASRCPLLLLTLLLLPPALLTTGPEDSQERPPLGSRTRRGYEEAGERGLGGQRTTGEEPRRRDGEPRGVVSGGTSQATAATRDSEKDLRDILYHVLGQRNITLDYDADGQFGVLDRNEYHSNDNSDHNDEYSGDNGNIYDYSGDNGIYDYSGDYGDIYDYSGDDGDIYDYSGDDGDIYDYSGDYGDIYDYSGDYGDIYDYSGDDGDIYDYSGDDGDIYDYSGDDGDIYDYSGDDGDIYDYSGDNGDIYDNSYDNGSHHNYNEDTSLLLMFSRIIYLCEYVFSAIYGSYDKLPTTWVKHNNASLLVVSEPRFVAVCEPFLRRYDTCEARFPVTVCEAENVTFLHPTSCKRPSLEDVYFEKLLVVMRLEQDDPCFHAVCNGLLRVVDRVVNGVLVRLVSPDGAGEVGNTSCHRHIQELFLTPKGEPFAFRARNFQWPFCFAGYHVLWAEDPRPRGLVPLWDFLPVQCRAVEVGLSLFSLLNACFGVTGNIVVIVVRYANFSRWKYQDTIKVSLAICDLFLCLFVILPSIGDHLSLRAGRLEGPANQETSNVVIDSGFRLFSAVVATTCCITSIFQRFAFSVWILRRTQTRPDFLRVQWLRAFPVVSWAVSLMTTLLLMHDDTGSTGTWASFSKLPFGLSQISLSISFPIVMAVLALISLLTLLNYAVILWKNLATAARPGHAEGGERIGGLTNLDMADISRRRHRLALLIIQVLVIFVTSFMVGLDLTLKFREGAYFTSYVAWWLYLSGASWNPWLYNFCSKRFRQDAADVLKKIFEQIKPRGRRRKVLGVVRFWRNLGREGGGVRGEGRLRLRQEAECRTLSGCYTQEHAV; encoded by the exons ATGAAGGACGAAGCCGGGTTTCGAAGCTCCGGGATCCGCGTTCGAAGCCCACACGTCAGAGGGAG CGCCGTCGGGCGGAGCGGGACGACCAAGAGCGCCTCCCGATGCCCTCTGCTGCTGCTCACCCTCCTGCTGTTACCGCCCGCCCTGCTCACCACCGGACCCGAAGACTCGCAGGAACGGCCTCCTCTCGGCTCCAGGACTCGGAGAGGGTACGAGGAGGCGGGCGAGAGGGGCTTGGGAGGCCAGAGGACGACGGGAGAGGAGCCGAGGCGAAGAGACGGAGAGCCGAGAGGCGTCGTCTCAGGGGGAACGAGCCAAGCGACGGCCGCCACGAGGGACTCCGAGAAAGATTTGCGCGACATTTTATATCACGTGCTCGGTCAGCGGAATATAACGTTGGATTATGATGCTGATGGACAATTCGGTGTCTTGGACCGTAATGAATATCATTCCAATGACAActctgatcataatgatgaatattcCGGTGATAATGGCAACATTTATGATTATTCCGGTGATAATGGCATTTATGATTATTCCGGTGATTATGGCGACATTTATGATTATTCCGGTGATGATGGCGACATTTATGATTATTCCGGTGATGATGGCGACATTTATGATTATTCCGGTGATTATGGCGACATTTATGATTATTCCGGTGATTATGGCGACATTTATGATTATTCCGGTGATGATGGCGACATTTATGATTATTCCGGTGATGATGGCGACATTTATGATTATTCCGGTGATGATGGCGACATTTATGATTATTCCGGTGATGATGGCGACATTTATGATTATTCCGGGGATAATGgcgatatttatgataattcctaTGACAACGGTTCTCATCATAACTATAACGAAGATACCAGTTTATTGCTCATGTTCTCTAGGATAATTTATCTCTGTGAGTATGTATTTTCTGCCATTTACGGGAGTTATGACAAGTTGCCAACGACGTGGGTCAAGCACAACAACGCTAGTCTCCTTGTAGTCTCCGAGCCGCGGTTCGTGGCTGTGTGCGAACCTTTCCTTCGCAGATACGATACTTGCGAGGCGCGATTCCCTGTTACTGTATGCGAAGCCGAGAACGTGACCTTCTTGCATCCCACCAGCTGTAAAAGGCCTTCTCTCGAAGATGTCTATTTTGAGAAACTCTTGGTGGTTATGCGACTTGAGCAAGACGACCCTTGTTTCCACGCAGTGTGCAACGGTCTTCTAAGAGTGGTTGACAGGGTAGTCAATGGCGTTCTCGTGCGCTTGGTTAGTCCAGACGGCGCGGGCGAGGTAGGCAACACATCCTGTCACCGGCACATTCAAGAACTGTTCCTGACGCCCAAAGGCGAGCCCTTCGCCTTCCGAGCAAGGAACTTCCAGTGGCCTTTCTGCTTCGCGGGCTATCACGTCCTGTGGGCAGAGGACCCTCGGCCCCGGGGTCTTGTGCCGCTGTGGGACTTCTTGCCGGTGCAGTGTCGGGCGGTCGAAGTCGGCCTTTCGCTGTTCAGTCTCTTGAATGCGTGCTTTGGTGTAACAGGAAACATTGTGGTGATCGTCGTGAGATACGCAAACTTTTCCAGATGGAAGTATCAGGATACTATTAAAGTTTCCCTGGCGATATGCgacctctttctatgtctctttgttATCCTGCCGAGCATAGGAGATCACTTGAGTCTTAGAGCTGGACGACTGGAGGGTCCGGCGAACCAGGAAACCAGTAATGTTGTCATTGATAGCGGTTTTCGTCTATTTTCTGCAGTCGTTGCAACAACATGTTGCATTACTTCAATATTTCAGCGCTTTGCCTTTAGTGTCTGGATCCTCCGAAGAACGCAAACAAGACCAGACTTCCTCCGCGTGCAGTGGCTGCGGGCGTTTCCGGTGGTCAGCTGGGCAGTCAGCCTCATGACTACGTTGCTGCTCATGCACGACGACACCGGCTCCACAGGTACCTGGGCCTCCTTCAGCAAGCTTCCCTTCGGCCTCTCCCAGATAAGTCTGTCGATAAGTTTTCCCATAGTAATGGCGGTCCTGGCCCTAATCTCCCTGCTCACACTGCTGAATTACGCGGTAATACTTTGGAAGAACCTGGCCACCGCGGCGCGACCCGGCCACGCCGAGGGAGGTGAAAGGATCGGGGGATTAACGAATCTCGATATGGCAGACATTTCCCGCAGGAGACACAGACTTGCGCTCTTAATTATCCAAGTTCTGGTCATCTTCGTCACCTCCTTCATGGTCGGCCTTGATCTCACCTTAAAATTTAGAGAAGGGGCATATTTTACTTCTTATGTCGCCTGGTGGCTGTACCTTTCGGGGGCGTCCTGGAACCCCTGGCTCTATAACTTCTGCAGCAAACGCTTCCGACAGGACGCAGCTGACGTCCTTAAAAAGATCTTTGAACAGATAAAGCCACGAGGTCGCCGGCGAAAAGTTCTCGGTGTTGTCAGGTTTTGGAGGAACCTCGGTCGCGAGGGCGGAGGCGTGCGAGGCGAGGGGCGACTGCGCCTTCGGCAGGAGGCCGAGTGTCGCACGCTGTCTGGATGTTACACGCAAGAGCATGCCGTATGA